A window of Candidatus Zixiibacteriota bacterium genomic DNA:
CTGAAATGTGCGCATCTCTGAGAGGTCATGTCTGCCGGTGGTGTCAACGAGTGCATACTGGAAGACCCAGCCTACCGACGAGGCATCGGGGCCTATGATTGGCGTGACACCTTTAGGCAGTTTCCCTTCGAACTGCTTCATGTATTCGAGCACCCGGCTTCGCGCCCAGTAGATGTCAGTTCCCTCATCGAAAATCACATAGACAAACGACATCCCGAACATCGAATACCCCCGCACTGCCGTCACATGTGGGGCCGACAAGAGAGCTGTGACTATCGGGTAGGTGACCTGGTCCTCGACAAGGTCAGGGCTGCGTCCCATCCATTCGGTCCACAGGATCACCTGAACGTCGGACAGGTCCGGGATGGCATCGAGCGGGATATTCTCAATCGAATACCAGGCGCCGAGACAGGCGAAAAGCGTCCCGATGATCACAACCGACCGGTTGCGAGCGCAGAAATCTATGATGGCCTTTATCATTGGTGTCGCCTTTCCTCGCGGCTACTTGCCGTGTCCGGCGTGGGCATCGGTCTGCGTGGCGCCCATGCCGGCAATGGCCGCTTTGAGACGGCTTTCGGAGTCGATCAGGAAGTTGGCGCTGGTCACCACTTGTTCACCCTCAGACAGTCCCGCCAGCACTTCCATATAGTCATCCGACCTGCGGCCGGACTGGATCAGCCGGGGTTCGAAATGAGTGCCATTGTGAACGACGAAGGCGTACGTCTGGTCGCCGCCATCCATGACTGCGTCCGACGGCACCGCGAGAACGCGGTCACCCTTGCCTTCGAGCGCCACCTCGGCGTACATACCCGGCTTCAAGCGGAACGACTGATTAGAAAACTCCATTCGTATCTTGAGCGTTCTGGTTTCCTCCGAAACTGCCGGGTAGATGAAGCTGACAAGGCCCTCAAATTCCTCACCGGGATAGGCCGACGTGGTCATGCGAGCCTTTTGTCCGACTCTGATACTGGCCAGGTCGCGCTCGTATACGTCCACAAGGACCCACACGCGGCTAAGGTCGGCCACCGCAAAGAGCTTTTGATCGGGGCCGATGAATTGTCCGGCGACTACGTTTTTCTCCAGCACGTATCCGGAAAACGGGCTTTTGACCCACAATTCCGCGCTGGGTGAGTTGGCCGTCTCAAGGCGCGCAAATTCCTCTGCGGGTATACCCAGCAATTGCAGACGCTGCCGCGCGACATCGAGCAGTTGTTTTCGCGTCTCTTTCAGCATTGGGTCTGCAACACGCGCCATCGCCTCGCGTGCGACGATATAATCTTGCTCGGCCTGATACAGATCCTGGCTGTAAACCGACAGGAGCTTTTGATTCGCCGTCACCGGCTGGCCGGTCTGAGCCACCTCCAGCTCCTTTACCCAGCCGCTGAATCTGACATGAATATCCGACAGGCGGGTTTCATCGGGTGTAACGAATCCGACGAGCCGAAGACTCCCATTCAGCGGACGACGCTCTACTCTGCCGGTACGAACGCCTATGAGCTGGAGCC
This region includes:
- a CDS encoding efflux RND transporter periplasmic adaptor subunit, whose protein sequence is MAEDIRKYDPHEHEPLPEGEEAAPPLTHTMAIVRWVILGAMTLFALIMVLGYFGLTPWSGDAAGAQQFHCPMHPTYISNQPGDCPICGMSLVAIDSEGHEVAASGDTMGESGHEAQSASMAKPGQYTCPMDPEVVSDTAGRCPKCGMFLEQVPMAAQPGQYTCPMDPEVISDTLGRCPKCGMFLEQVPEAKATYACPMHPEVTSDRPGDCPKCGMPLESVKAETGVDHSAHGVGGADNLGSAPVPGLVPVTIEPQRLQLIGVRTGRVERRPLNGSLRLVGFVTPDETRLSDIHVRFSGWVKELEVAQTGQPVTANQKLLSVYSQDLYQAEQDYIVAREAMARVADPMLKETRKQLLDVARQRLQLLGIPAEEFARLETANSPSAELWVKSPFSGYVLEKNVVAGQFIGPDQKLFAVADLSRVWVLVDVYERDLASIRVGQKARMTTSAYPGEEFEGLVSFIYPAVSEETRTLKIRMEFSNQSFRLKPGMYAEVALEGKGDRVLAVPSDAVMDGGDQTYAFVVHNGTHFEPRLIQSGRRSDDYMEVLAGLSEGEQVVTSANFLIDSESRLKAAIAGMGATQTDAHAGHGK